NNNNNNNNNNNNNNNNNNNNNNNNNNNNNNNNNNNNNNNNNNNNNNNNNNNNNNNNNNNNNNNNNNNNNNNNNNNNNNNNNNNNNNNNNNNNNNNNNNNNNNNNNNNNNNNNNNNNNNNNNNNNNNNNNNNNNNNNNNNNNNNNNNNNNNNNNNNNNTAACAAATTGAAATCAAACTGAATAAATATTTGCTAATGTGGATAGCTGGTGTACTAATCCTCGGTGTTCTAATTGTCAAGAGTGAATAGCTGGTGTACTTTTATCTTCAAAAAAATCATATTCATCACCTAGAATCTTAACCTTGTAGATCAAGCATCCTGATTTGCTCATCTCGCATCAAATGGAGTAAACCATTATCATCATCTAGCATCATAGCTGGTAGTTCCAATATATATTTTCCAATGAACTCTAGCCCAACCAACGTCAgaatatcatccaaaccaatatcGTAACTTCTCAGTGATGGAAATAGAAGAGAAACATGGACAaatgcaagcatgaagaaactgaaCTACGTAAAAAAGACCTCCAAGTTAGTACTTTTAATGTACTTTACTCCAAATTAGCAACAGCGTATGAGTAGAAAAGTAAAAGGGGCAACAATAATAAATCAGAAATTAATTCCCTATATGACCTATAAAGAGATGGCCGGAAATCTTAGAGGTTGCCACAATGAAAGATATTAAATAAAAATAAAGCTTGCAGCTGCTGCATTAATATATAATTACAATTGCCAATTGTTCAACAATAGATTATGTGGAATATATACCTCAATTTTCTTAATCTCCATCTCAGTCTGTTCTCACCTCATGGTTCCTTCACGCCAGTATCTTCACCTCTTCACGCTTGTTTTGAATTCGTGAACCAAAAAAATTGACCATAAATAAAGTGGGACACCTGATAGATCGCACCTCCACATCATTGTAGTCGTCCACCTTGCTGACGCCACTAACCTGGCCAGGAGGTTTATCCAGTGCAACCGGCACTGACCTGACCAATTTGAATGTGTGCAACAACATAATGGCTcataaatcaaagcaaatggatgaAGAATCAAGAAAAAACTCAGAAATCATAGAAGTTATCAATAAGAGAACACAAACTTGCAAAACTTGACACATTCTAGTACATGATCAATCTCCATTAGGGCATCCACGGTGTAGCATTTTGCTACCAATAAGGCTGCCTCTAAGCCATTAGAGGCCAACGCTATACACCGCACGCCAGAGCCTATTAACCAAAATGGCTAGCGACGCCTCTTAGCTAAGAGCTTGCCTCCAAGCTTTTTCTTAAGAGCTCTTTTACTGTACCGGGTAATGAATACGGGCCCTCCATTCTGGAAGATCCAACGGCCCAAAGAGATATATACTGTTGGAATTGGTTTAGCAGTATAAAGACTGCACTGCTCGATCAACGTAAGCGGTATATGTGATTTGAGGGCAACTCGGGAAGATTTTTAAGTTTCAGCTCGTCAGATTGAGGCGCCCCACGCATTCTCCCTCGGCGAGCCGATCTCTCATCCCTTCCTCGGCCAGCCTGTGCTCGTGGATCAGGCGCTCGGCGGCATGGCGCAGGTCTCGGCAGTCGGCACCCGACGTCTCGTGCCTACACCGGATGTGAGGGCAGAATGGCGCAGCTTCTCTTATTCGGCAGGCCGGATGTGAGGTACCCTCATCCCACAGGTGACAGGCGCTGACGGATAATTTAGTGTTCACCTTTGTAGAGAGTTGGGTCCAATGCAAATTCAGGTTTTAAGCTGCACTACTTGGTTCAGGCTGTTGGCAATTTCAGTGATGGGTTTGTTATTTCCTAGCAGCGGCAGCTAGCCCCTTGGAAGAAAGTTTTTGTCATCACTTAGTTTCTACGATGCAGCCAAATATGGATAACTGAACTTCTAATCCGTAACAAGGCGGCGGACGTTCGAGGCCTGTTGGAAGGTTACGGATTTGTGAGGCTACAAGAGGAGCATGCAGACAGCTAGATATGGATGGAGTGAACTAGCACGGCGGCGGTGAGGGGGAGTTAGATGGCCGGGGCGTGCAATATGGGAGACGGCGCGTCTGGATTGAGTCGGCGGCGTTTTCTCTCGACAGTCGATAGCCATGACAGATTCCAGATACAAACTAATAAGAGTTTGGTTTTCTTTTAATGTGAAAAACTAGAGGTCTAAAATACCCTCAAGAATTGAACGGTGAGATTAGGTATATACTGCTCCCTTTTCCGTGGCAGTATAGGGTACCATAAAAAAGCTCTTTTCTTAAAGTAATATTTTCCTGGCCCTACTTGTCATCCTGCGATGTCCGTCCAACGAGGGTAGCTGATGAAAAGTAAATTATTTTATGTTCAGGTGGGGTACAAGCTAAGAGGCTGTACCAGACTATACATTGTGGAATTTTTTACTTAGCTTAGAGGCAAGCACATGGGACCCATGTTATAGACAGTGTTGCCTCTACACACTTTCGATGCTCTTACTGAACGAAACAAATATGCCCCATGGTGATGGAAAATCTGAAGTGACATGACCTTCCAACATGCTTTTCGCTAGCCTCGATTGCTATACCATCTGCATATGGTAATACGAAGAAACCGGATCGAGCATTATGTTTTTCTTTATAAGAGTTTAGTCTATTCCTATCCTCCTTTTTTGATAAAATAATTGCTAACCAATCAACCATCGGTGGAAAGACCCAAAAGTAATTAATAACTATGCAAAATATTCAATTAATAAGATCTTCCCACCTTCCAAACAGGCATTTGGTAGAAGAACCTCACTGCAATGACGCACACGAAATTTTTCATACAAGAAAACCCTAGAAGGCTCACCGTGAAGTGTTGTTTGTGCAGAGTCTTCTCCCAGTCCAATGTATACCATACCTGCTTGCAAGGGGCAGGATGCAACGCCATGGACGCAAGACATGTCATGTCATCCCAATACATTGTAATTCCTTCAGGTTACATCATGATCCATATACTCcctcgtccgaaaatacttgtcatcaaaatggataaaaaaaatgcatctaaaactaaaatacgtctagatacatctccttttatccatttgaatgacaagtattttcggacggagggagtattatataatCATGGCAAATTTTAACATGGTCCCTCTTACCCCCTCTTTTTACATATgaggtaagaaggtaagagttaatCAGGCTACCAACTAATGTGATCAACGGTTCAGATCTATTTCATACTCTTATCTCTCATATGAAAAAATGAGGTAAGAGGGACCATATTAAAACTGTTAAGTCTATGAACTCACCTTATGGAGTATCATATTCTGAAGCAAACAGGCTAACCACACCGTAGACCGGATAGAGGAATTAAACACGGTTGGTTCGCATGTCCGATTAGTATAGCAATGGGATTCCTAATCTTAGTCCGTTACAGTTAGATATTAAACATCGTTGTTATTTGGACCGTAAATGCGTACCGTACAAACTCTAGCACGACTCAACTCAAGCCCAGATTCCCCCATCCTCCACCGTAAATAGACCGCTTTTTACCGGACAAGGGTGAGAGCGAACCCGGGACTGCTCGAGCAAACCCTCCGTCGCGACCCCATCCAGCCTCTATCCCAGTTCTTCTTCTTCGTCCAGGGGTTACTACTCGCCGAGGCCCCGATGTCCCATTCAAGTTTCTCCATGTCACGCCCACCTCGTCATGGGAAGAGCAACGGCGGGGCGGGAAGAGCAGCGGCGGCCGCCATTCCCCTTCATAGACATGTGGTgctggcgctggatacccatggagccTTGATCTCCCACTACTCCACAAGCAACCTGCCACGAAGGAGCAAGGACGACGTTGCGCAAGTAGTAGCGGTGACGGCCGATTGCATTCCATCCTTGAGGTAGCGTTTTTTCCATGGATCCAAATTCCGATCTTCGTGATTTCTACTGCATGCGCGTAATATGCTTCAAATTCCGAATGTTGAGATTTTTTCTTAATGTTTGTAGTTAAAAAAACAAATCTAAAGATTTATTTTATGATTTTCAAAGTTTAACACACATCTATAGTACAGTAGGGATGAAAGTTGTAAAAAAGACATTAATGTATTCAATAACAAATTGCCAGTTTAAACAAAATAGAGTAAAGAATACACGCATACACCTCGCTGTCACTTTACTCTTTACCATGTACATCGCTTCTTTTTTGATTTACCATTTACGAGTACGTCATTGGAAACAGAAAGAAATGTGACCTCGTTGATGGTGCTGCCAGTCTGGCCAGAAGGGCCCACTAAATTCATAGAGGGTCAAGCGtatagctggccaaatgggccggGCCGGCCCGGCCTATCTTAATCGTGCCTGGCACTACCCGGCCCGCCGAGGCACGATGATTATACGGGCCGTGCCGGCCCGTGTGCTGCAACCTGCAACCCAGACACGGCCCAACTGCTAATCGGGCCGGCCCACCGGCACGCCAGGCTCATTAGTCTGCCTGCTATTTGGCGCACTGGGCGTTTTTAGCCTATTTTTATATGTTAGACCATATAGagatatatatataaaaagataaTCAGGTCGTGTCGTGCCGGCCCGCATGCTCAGCCCAgggcgtgccgcgtgccgggccCAGCCCGTTTAGCCTGTGCCTGGCCCATGGCGGGCCGTGGCGGGCGTGCTcgcgggccggcctggttggcacggcccatttggccagctataGTCAAGCGAGTTCCCAGTTGACTCTTGGACTTTCCTTCGCTCCCCTTCGGCCGTCCCCACCCCCCAGTCCGCCTCGGCGCCTCCCCTGCCCTCCGCGACAGCGCTCCCCTCGGCCCTCACCCCCCTCCGCCGAAGCTCGCCACCCCAGAGAAATTTCTCCCCATCAGCCCCGCCGTCGGCTTCTTCTCCCCCGTTGCACTGGACTGGCGTGGAGTCGATTCGGTAGGTTTGCTGGCGACGAACCCTAACCGGCTCGCGTTCTGTTCGCGGTAATCCGGGTATTCATTTTTTCTCCAACGCGTTCAGTTTCTTGCGGGCTCGCGTGGCGGCCAACCTTCCAAGAGTTTCCGGCGGCGTTCGGCTGGGCATTGAGGAACCATGCTCAACGTCAAGTCCGAACCTGCAACTGCAATGGATGCAGTGGGGTGAGCCAATTTTGCCTTTTAATGTCTGAAAGCGGCAATGTGCACAACGGGAGGAGCACACCATTCAGTTTTATGGTTTTCCTCCAAATTTGCTTTCTCCACTTCAGCATATGGAGTTCTCTAGAGAACAAGAAGGATGCCATTTTAGACTTCATGCCTATGCGCTTTATGTTTTGTTCAATTTTGATCCTTCAGAATTCAGATGTACATAAACCCatgctggagaagttaattttttaAATTTTGACTAGGTAGGAGTAACATGGTGAATGAGGATAGAATGCATTTGATGTCACTTGTAACGAGTGTCTGTCAGTCGTTCGACGCGGTTTTGTCTTGAGTGGCCGGTTGTTTCGGCCTACTCTTAGGCTTGTAATTAATATTCATTCTATCAATGCATCGAGACGCAAGCTTTGCATTTTCTGGGAGAGAAAAAAAGAGTAACGCGGTgaattgttttcctgacaataaatTGTAAGCGCAGATTAAATTTGAACACAAGACCAAAGGCAGATTAAATTGTTCCATAGATATAGTACTTTGCAACCAAGTTGTGAAGTTGAGTCTATCTTCTGAAAAAGGACAGCCTGCATTTTTGCTCACAGATACCATTCCGTAGGTCTGTGCTGGACTTAGTTTCGAGTCACTCAGGATGTTATGCTTTACTATCATTTGAAATGGCATATTGCTTCTTTTTTGCGAGTGGAACTGCCATACTACTTCTTTTTGCGAGAAGAAGTGGCATATAACTTTACTAGACCTAGAATAATAAGGCAAAACAATGACAGAATGAAGGAGGCTTTGGTTCTTATGTTTCAGACAGTCATGTGCTTTCTTTATATCCTAATTAATCTGAACATGCCACCTCTATTCCATCTACTATTTTCTTTGCCATAAATATTTGAACCTTTCATATTGGGAATCTCGCACCATTAAAAGTCTTAGACAAACTAAATACACATGGGCTTCGAAAAAGACAAATCGATACTTCCACACCACCTCAGGGCCAAATTGATCATGAATTTTGAACATCTACATGTTTGCCCATCCTTGACAGAGCACAGTTACTCATTTGTTACAGAATTTATCTTCTTCTCGTTGTTGCTGTAAGATATCATGAAACATGATAGTAAGTTCTTTGCATTCTCATGTGCAGTAAGTCGAAAATCGAGGAGCATGAACAGAAGGTAAACGGATACCAAGCTGAACTTGCAGCCCGCATTAAGGCCAAATACTTCTCTAATAAGGCTTTTGACGGAGGTACTTCTGAAGTCTTCATCTTCATGCATTAAATAGATTCACCTTTTTAGATTTAATCACCTAGTATTCTGTACTTTTTTGAACTTGTTTTGATGTCAGATAGGCCATTCTTTTCGCCTGGTCTTGTAGCAGTTGCCATTTGTTCACAATGTATCAAGTTGCTTTAAAAAAAATTTGGATGAAATAAGTAGAAGGAATTAAACCTCGTAGTTGTATTGTTTAAGTTTTCTTCAGTGTGGGTAGGACAAAAAGCATCCTACATATTAGTTGCTATCTGCTCCACAATTAAGTTAAGGGCAGAATTCTGTTGCAAATTTTACGCCTTTTAAAATCCAGTTATATCATTGTATAAAGTGGACAACGGACATTGGGTAGTACATGTTGAATTGAAAAACATTCAGGTTTCATCGCATCAATGAAAACATGGTTTCTAATCAACATCTACCAGAATTTTAAATACCGCAAGCCTTGGGGCCAGAGCTCCATACCAATAAGCACACAACCTCTGCATCAGGCGTCGCATCTTGATGGTTGATCTCGAAATATAATGATGTTTCATGTTTCTACTTGTTTATTTTCTAATGTACGACTTCCAAGTATGTAGATTGTAGAGGCAGGGTTGATTTAAGCTCATCTGATTTCGAGTGAGTTACTTGGTTCATATTAAAAATGAAAAAATACGGCCTGTCTTGTTGTTTAGCTGCCTGGTAATAAGGAAATAACTTGCGTGTTTTCATTCACATGTCAGCCAGATATCAATAACTGAAAATCTGATCCATTATTTTGAAATATCTCTACCAAAGGTCACATTTTAATTGTTAAATTAGCTAACTTACTACCAGTAACCCTGAGTTTCAACAAGAAGTCAAGAGCCATGGGTCCGCGGCTATGTTTTTGCCAATGAGTGATATCTCCCACATGATATTTTGCATATATGGTATGAACTTTGATTGTAATTATTTATGCGCAAGTACATGCTATATTTGATCTTCATGCCTAGTTTGTCACTCCATATTGACAATGATCCATTTGTTTCTTAGTATGGGGCCATGTTACTTAGTCAGCAATTCAGCATTGAGTAGTCATGGTCATGGTATATGGTTATTGATTACACTTTGTGAATTGACCCTTTTATTTAACAAGTGACTTGATCAACATGTTGAAGCACTACGGTTCTATGGTTATGGGAACATACTAATGAAAATTGTTAAGAATAGCTACATACTTTATGGTCACATTTTCTGATAAGCTGCCATTTCCTTTTTGAATTTCCATATACTTTACTAGTGTCCACTAGCAGACTCCTACTTAAATGAATTCTCAGGGGGAAAGAGGATAAAAGAAGTGACTTTATGGAATGGGACATCTCATTACTGAGGTGGCCTTTTAGGTCAATTTGCATATTTGCCTTTTTCAGAACTCAGTACTGAACACTGGTACAGCAGCTAGTCTGCAAACTTGTCTAAATGAATGATAATTATGTTCACATTTCCTGATTATTATTAAGTATAAGCTGGCCCTTCTTTTGCTATTAGACCATGTCAACGTTCAGTTCCTCATCTTTGTTGTGTTAATAGGAAAaatctttgaagaagaaactattgttGAAGGTGAAACCATCCATTCAAGTAGGTGTGTTTTCTGTGTGCTTTTGTGTAAATATCTCAAAGTTGAATATTGCATTCATCTCCATTGTTCATTTGTAGGTGGCCATGTACAAGTTCGTACGCGGACCCGGTAAATTTTCTCCGAGAGAAGAATAGCCATGAGAAGAGGGATTCTCCATCTTAAGCAGCAGAATCCTCTGCTAAGAACGATTCTCCATCTGTGGTAGCTGAAGCTTCACCAAAGAATAATGAAGGTGTTTTGGCAACAGAAAACAATCTAACACCTGGCAAGAGAGAGGCATCAAAGGAGACCTGATGGGATAACAGCAGTCTAGTGGGTTGTTGTATGTTCTTCTCACGCCTGAAGACATGCAACAACCCGAAGCATGCAAGTTATCATATAATAAAAAGTTAAAAACCTGTCCAGCAGATGTATGTCGGCGATGCTTGATTCATTTCGTTGAACCAGTTTCAGCAGCATGTGTTGTTTACAATTTGTTGCCTTAAGTCTTAAGGTATATGCTACCTGAGGCATGCAAGTTATCTTTTAAAAATAACCTGCCCTGCATGTTAGGCGATGCTAGATTCATTTCATCGGATCTTTTTTCAGCAGCATTTGTTGCGAACAATGATTGTACTATGCACTTTGAATTTAATTTTTTTATATCAAAATGGGAAGCATGCAGGTAATGTTTCACTGTAGTGTTTACTATTGGTCATCTCGGTTCTTCGTTGAACACCCTTCATCTCTTGTTTATGTCTAAATTTGAGCACTTGCCTTTTCCTTTCCCTGATTTACCTGTGCACTGTGCTAGCAATTGTTCTTATCTACATAACCATAGACAGAACTGGATATACATAGGCAACACCCGAAAGTTAACTCTATTTAAACAGCTTTTTGAGGTAATGCAGTTCCTTCCTGTTCTTGTCCTGTTAGATGaaagctccatcatcaccaccgcaaAGACAGTATATTGTGCTTG
Above is a window of Triticum dicoccoides isolate Atlit2015 ecotype Zavitan chromosome 5B, WEW_v2.0, whole genome shotgun sequence DNA encoding:
- the LOC119305702 gene encoding uncharacterized protein LOC119305702 isoform X2; its protein translation is MLNVKSEPATAMDAVGKSKIEEHEQKVNGYQAELAARIKAKYFSNKAFDGGKIFEEETIVEGETIHSSGHVQVRTRTR
- the LOC119305702 gene encoding uncharacterized protein LOC119305702 isoform X1, translated to MLNVKSEPATAMDAVGKSKIEEHEQKVNGYQAELAARIKAKYFSNKAFDGGKIFEEETIVEGETIHSSRWPCTSSYADPVNFLREKNSHEKRDSPSVVAEASPKNNEGVLATENNLTPGKREASKET